The Eublepharis macularius isolate TG4126 chromosome 15, MPM_Emac_v1.0, whole genome shotgun sequence genomic interval gtgtaattttttttatgtgtgtgtcggggggggggtcttcctttTATGGGCTCTGTGCACTGTATCTATTCTATGTTATTAATGCCATGGtataactgataggcagccacaGGCTTCAGTGCTTGCTTTTTAAACCACCTAACTTTTAATTGTGTTCTTAAGCACTGTTCCCTTTTCAGAGAAAGTAAAATTAATGCAAGTTGACCAAATTTCCACTACAAAATAACTGTAGGCATTGGAGTAAAACCAATAATTTTCTAACGaaactcacttttttttttaacaaaaatcaCATATCTAAAATTGAAACTACCATTATGTATTTTTCAGTTTTAAGAATCATTTCAGATGACTAACTTCCATATGAAAAAGTGATTTGGGCAGGCAGATAAAGCCCTGTGACCAAAATCTAAACGTTTACCTAGGGGAAATGAATTTTGTACAGCACTTGTGTAGTAAAAACTTAAGCATGCatttgatctcttgctttttgCGCAAACACAAGCACCCTATAAGTGTGCCAACTCAAAAGCATTTTTGCATTGCCTGGTGACTGCCAAATGCTTTCAAGTGTTCTCCTTCGCACTGTATTTCACTGAGCTGTATTTTAAATACGTTCTGTATGTTTTGTATCTCTTGCTGAAATAGAACTGTTGAGGCCAGTCTCAAGTTAGATGAACTTGTTCAATTAAGGTTCCCAAGTGTAAAAACATCTTTTATGTGTGGAAGAAAGAGccatgtaaataaatgtaaaactTTGTAGCATATGTAAATTTATGCTGGGCTTTCCTGCCAGAATAAAAGTATTTTTAGTACAAAACTGCTGAATGTTAAAAAAGAccatgctgagctcatggcatgatttttttaaaaaaattgtttaaaaaaccTGAAAAGCACATATCTGTGCCCCTTGCACTTGAACAACATAGAGGGTGTATGTACCCATGCTTGGCTTTGTGAGTTTTAAAGTCAACATGGTGCAAAACGAAGCGCTGACTTCAGAAGGTAAAACAAACTTTTAACACTGAGTAAAATCCAGTTTTTGTTAACTAATAGTGCAATTCATTAATTTTAATGAAGCTGAATTGCACCTTTAGGCTGTGATTCTAAAAAACACTTGACGGACAAGTGTGGTTTAGGATTAGGATGCAGTACTGAAGCACACAACTGTTGCATTGCAGTTAGTAAAAGCATTGCTTCCATTTTGAATGTATTAAGTTACTAGTCAAGACTGTCGCAGTTATGCATGTTCTAAAATTTCTTCTAATACAATTCTCTTAAGATACAGGCCTGGCAGTATCCCATCATTGAAGTCTAATCTTATTTTAGATTCCTGCCTTATAGAGCAAGATAAAATAATTTGGTCTGGAGCTATGTTTGAACTTAACGCTTGAAATTCTTGGCAAAAATACAGGTTAACCAGTTTGAAGAGCTACTTCCATAGCAAAGCTTGAGAAACTTTTCTCAGATTGGAAATTTGTTGGCAACGAGCATGTATAATGATTAGGTTTTTAATGAAATCTTAGATTTTGTACGTACCACTTGATTTCATGTTACCTGCCTAAATGTTTAGTAGTAATTGTCTAAAGTTAGACAACGGAGAACATGCCACTTTCTGAAGAACATACAGCTTCAGAGGTACTTGGCTATAAACTAGTGTATTAAACTACTTATACATTCAAAATCTTGgaaacaataaaatataccatTTTCCTAAAGACTTAATATTGGATATTGCACCAAAATTTATTATGTCTTGTGTCCCAAATTTATCCTTGAAACTTAAATCATTGCTGTAGCCCaatgtaattttaatgtgttCTAAATTGTGAATGTATTACTTGAGTATGAATTGGaaacaaaattcaataaaaatcccTACCCTTTCCTCCCATAAGTTTGTCTTATTTAACAATTGCTTCTCATTGGGTTTGCGTAGGACTTCTGGGGGGAGTAGAGGTGGTCATGGCTATAactaaaagtatatatatatgaattgtcatagctgtgggtaattTCATAAAGCAAATACTCCTGGACCTTGGCAGTCCAACCCCGTccccctcactcacacccacacaACCCCTGTGTAGCATGTAATTAGCTGTGTGCTGGTAAATGTAGTTCTTCCTCATCCTCTATTAACCCCTTTGACCCCCACCCCAGTTATGGGTTCATACAGCTATTTAATTGTCCAGATTCTACGAATTGCTACTCTTGACACACCACAGAGAAAGGATAAACTAAAGGCTCCTCCCCAGTAGTGGTTCCTAGAAAACTTAATACTACCCAAGAGCTATATGAAAGTGCGTCTTGGCAAGTGCCATGAGATACCTGACTGAACTTTTTGCAAACCCTTTAAAACTTTTATGGTACTTTAGGCATAACACTACAGGCATTTTCTACTGAAGCTTGAAAAAGTATTCAAATACTATGTTCATAGTCTGACCAGTTTAACCACAGAAAAGACTCATTAAAATCCCAACACTGCTGAACATTTACTATGCCTGCTAAATTAGGCAGAAAGTTCCACAAAGCTAGCTCTTAGTATTCAACCATGCCCCTCATTAACTAAAATGGCTTGAGGGCTTTGCTATTAGCAATGGTAGGATCAGCTCTGCCACCATCTGCCCCAGTTCACCACCAGCGGGAACATCCATATCCATTTTAAGGGATTATTAAAACCAGGAGCCACTACAGCCAGCTTCAGTCTCTAACAAGAAAAAGTTCCCCAGGGACTTGGCTGCTTTTGCTGGATCTTGTAAAATAGGCTTAAGTTGGACACCTTACGTTCATCCAGCAAGCTGCAGCAGAAATTTAAACAGCTCACTGCTCAAATCCTTAGAACATTATGAAGACTACACAACTTTTGACAGGAGTACAAGGCAGGCTACAGCTAGGAAGCATTTGGTCTCATATTTATTGGAATTGATACTATAAGACCCCAATGTTTGCCATGGCAGCTGTTAGGGTGCCATGGCAAATATTGTGTAATACCTCCTGAGTGCCATACTGGGTGCCAGGGCAAACATGTACAATACTGTGATGGGTGTATGCAGTCCCTATTTCACAACGCACTGCAGAAGCTGCTGACTTCTCCGATAAAATTTAATGGCCTAGCTTTTCACACTTGCTACAACACGCAACATTCGAGCCTTCCAGAATTATGCAGACAACACTGCACCAATGCTGACAGGAGCACTGCCACCTTATCCGGGCTACTTCAGACACTTGATGATGTGCTATAAGGTCATTTTTGTCATAATCCCAGAGGCTGAGACACCTCTAATTacagccaggcaggaaagcactTGCTATACAAAGGAACAGAATGCTACATGCTTAAACAATGTATAAAAAGCAAAATGTGTGCCAAAGTCAAAACCACCAACGAGACAGTTGTATTTACTATGGGGGAAGACAATCTTTCATGGGACATGGTATGCTGCTTTATAAAAATGTTTAGAAGGGACTGGAGTGTATGAGGCAACTGTTCCTGCCCTTAGCACAATGTTCTGTTCCTGCTTTAAACTAAAATTATGCTTATAAAATGTTTGAACTGTCAAAAAATTTGATTAAATCGTATCAAGCCATAATGAACACGAAAGCTGGTATCTCTGTTCAAAATACGCAGAGCAAGTTACTTTCTTCGTTGAAATTTCTTCCCTTTAGTCAAATCTCTACAATTAAAATTTTAAAGACTGCAACAATTCTAGAAGATcagtatttctttttttattacagCGTGTTTGCTAGATTTACAGCAAGCAAGAGAATAAGCTGGGTCTATATTTTGATCAAAACATCAATGTTTTAAAGTCATACACAACATTTGTTAAAAAGAACATATAAAAATACCTTTTAAGAAGCCTCTATAAGAAAGGAAATACAAAGTTTATTTCCACAACTTTCCTCTGTCCAGAGCTGCATTCTAATGCTACAGTTTTTAACAATACACCGTGTTGTTTCAAACTATACATCAGGGAGAAGTCTACAAAATTAAAAGGAACGTGGATATAAATGATTGCATAGCAGAACATGAACATCAACAATAACCAAAGTTAGAAATACTATCAAATATACAAAGGTTTTAGAGTCACCCTTTAAACATGTTCTACCGCCAGTATTTCAAAAAGCTAGCTTCTGATCAGAAAGGCCCTGTTGAATTTGAAAACAGCATTCTTTATCAACATTAATTTGTCCTCAACAGAAGACAATGGCCACTGGCTGTCAGAGGCTGGCTTTTTACACATTTCAATAGAAAAGCTACGTTCATAATACAAGATCATGCCCTCTCCGGGGAATACTTGAGATTAGACCATGGCAATTTTTTTCAATTTCAGTTTAGATACAACAAACTAAaagcaaatggaacaaattgagaCTTGCCACTCAAAGGAGGTAAAAACTTAAGCTGCCAATTAGGATTACAGGCCTGGCTGGAAATTGGTACCAATGGACAAAAAGCTACCTAAATGAAGTCATCGGCAAAAAATTTTAGTTCTGATATACCACACATACTAATCAGATGTTTTAATTGTGTCTATACAGCAAGAAACCCTAAGCAATTTGGGCAACCGCTCACAATAACTTGATATTCTATACTGCATCTAAGTGTAAACACATTTACCTAATTATTGAGTGGAACACCACCATCCACTTGTAGGGGTTGAAATATCAGGAGACTCCTAAAATCTTGACAAGACTCACAATAAGCTCTCCACATCTCTGCCCACTCTGTTATACTACCAACACTTCAACACCATCTTTCCACTTGCTCTAGGAACCAGCCATCTTAATATCATGGAGAATACAAACTATCTTCCCTTTTTGATCTAGAAACTGAGATGACCAGTTTATATTTTCAGCAGTCAGTGTTTCATCCTAGCTGCCCAATTTTCCACTTATTCAGCAGGAATTTCTGGGCAATTTAAATAACTATATGTTCTTGGAACAGTTAGAACGAACATTTCCTTTTTGGATGAAATTGTTAGGACAATGCTGTAAACTATGGTCATAATCAAGGTACCATCAATATTTGAAGCATAAAAATGCAAGTGTATTACAAAAATATACATAGACACCACAACAACTTCAAGTAGCTGCCCATGACATTTAACAAAGTGGACTCTTGTATAAGGTTCTCAATTTGTGATTTAATTTTAATAGTTGCCTGCTACAGGGAAAACTGACAAAGATATTTTAAGCAATGCTGCAACATTATAACTCAACTGTGTAATTGGGTTTTACATGCCTAAAAAACAAGGTACACTGTTAGTGGCCACTGGACTTGGGACTAGCCCATGACCGGGATCTGGATTTTGATCTAGATCTAGAATGAGATCTTGACTGAGATTTGGATCTAGCTGGTTCTTTTTTCCTCGGTTCTTTTTCATATCTCGAGCTGGACTTATAGTGTGCCTTAGAATCCGTTTTAGAAGTGCCTCTAGATTTAGTACGAGACGCAGACCTAGAACGTGATTtagccttcatttcttttttgggTGGTGACTTAGATCGCGATCTTGAATTGGACTTTGACCTTGAAAAAGATCGGTTACGGTGTTTGAACCTATCAGAAAGAGGAAGATAACAGATTTGAATATGGACAAGTTGCTAGGAGTTGCGTATCTCACATTAAAATGGCTTATCCTAGGCACACCAATCCAATTTTGAATTGGTTATATAAAAGAATCTTTACCTATCATTATCTGAACGACTTCTGCTACGGCGACGTCTTCCAGCAGGTCTACTGCTAAAAAGGTACATCAGAAAAAGTAAACAGTGGCATATACTTTTAGAATAACACACGCACCTATTACGAGGTTTCTTGAGATGCACTTTTTTCTCTTCAATGGCACAGACTTTTTGCAGACAATGTTTGCTTGGATGGTGCATGCAAGGCATAAAAAACTTCCATGCATGTAATTACAAATGAGACTGGATACTTAGAGGCGTCAAACAGGCCACATGATCTCTCTTCTCCTTTACATGGCAGCATAGGTCAAGCCAAGAACAACACTTACTTTCTAGGACTATAAGATCGGCGATAGTTGTAGTCGAAGGATCGGCTTCTTGAACGCCTTCTTTCATAGCTGCGGCTTCTAGAACGCCTGTATCTGTCATAGTCATCGTAACGAGAAGAGCTGTACACATTTCTTCCTTCCTTGGCTTTCATTTGGTTTGGTGCTTCAGAAAGAATTGAACATTGATTCTTAATATTTAGCAATTAATATTTGACACTacattttcaatttgtttttgtAAAACCAATTTCTTCCCATAGTTAACATATTTATAATTGCATTTCCTACTCAGAACCCAAGACAGCTATAAAACAAAACCAATTAAAATACAACTGTACAGCTCACATATATAAAAATTCACACACATAATCCCACCACAAAAACATCTGTTGAAATAAGATGCAAAAAACCCAGTGGATCAACTTTGTTGCCTTACTGTGCATGATCATTTCAGACCTCAActcaagccagtttggtggacCATGAAGTGAGCATAACAAAAGATCAAGTTCTCAATAAGCGCGTCGGTTATGGTGGGAGATACAGTCTTGTTCCCCTTCAATAGTCTCATTAGTAGACCCCTTCAGGACTGGCAAGTTTCACATTTAACTGGTAAGTTTTACACTAATATTTTTCAAAGTTTGGGAAATTGCCGGAAACTTCAGGTGACTGAGCACCTAAAAACTCAGTACACTGTTAGTGCATGCCCAGTCATTGCAGCTAATTCTGAACTGTAGATATTGCTAAGCGATAACAATATTGCCAGGGTTTCCAAAGCCTTGGTTTCCATCAGGAGACTGAAAAAGGTAAAAGATTTGAATTGTCTATTCTCCCTCATAATTTTAGGAACTGGGAGAAGAATGGAAACAGATTTGATTTAGCCATCTAGGGTCAAGATCCAATTAGTCGTGAAC includes:
- the SRSF10 gene encoding serine/arginine-rich splicing factor 10; this translates as MSRYLRPPNTSLFVRNVADDTRSEDLRREFGRYGPIVDVYVPLDFYTRRPRGFAYVQFEDVRDAEDALHNLDRKWICGRQIEIQFAQGDRKTPNQMKAKEGRNVYSSSRYDDYDRYRRSRSRSYERRRSRSRSFDYNYRRSYSPRNSRPAGRRRRSRSRSDNDRFKHRNRSFSRSKSNSRSRSKSPPKKEMKAKSRSRSASRTKSRGTSKTDSKAHYKSSSRYEKEPRKKEPARSKSQSRSHSRSRSKSRSRSWASPKSSGH